From Halotia branconii CENA392, the proteins below share one genomic window:
- a CDS encoding M15 family metallopeptidase, with amino-acid sequence MNKVGFSGQPQNSSGSPGDDIPVALRDTPETTSKLRLQPLVLLVGGLAGFVMLAVVSGFMFFAIAPKKTADSPTLPTLPARPTLEPSNSAKSQDNNSDVILGHLTYPEAPESELAAITADGQIKMRKTAAEKFGAMAQAARSADVILVPISGFRSVKDQEPLFFGVGQQRNQTPAERAAVSAPPGHSEHHTGYAVDIGDKAVPATNLQTNFDNTKAYKWLQANAARFGFELSFPKDNAQGVSYEPWHWRYVGDRDSLEMFYKARSLQPTKTPQPR; translated from the coding sequence TTGAATAAAGTTGGTTTTTCTGGACAACCGCAAAATTCATCGGGTAGCCCTGGTGACGATATTCCCGTTGCTTTACGCGATACTCCTGAAACAACATCTAAATTACGTTTGCAACCCCTAGTTTTGCTGGTAGGCGGACTAGCAGGATTTGTTATGCTGGCTGTAGTAAGTGGTTTTATGTTTTTTGCCATTGCACCGAAAAAAACAGCCGATTCTCCGACTTTGCCAACTCTTCCTGCTAGACCAACCTTAGAACCTAGTAATTCTGCCAAATCTCAAGATAATAATAGCGATGTTATTTTGGGGCATTTGACGTATCCAGAAGCACCAGAGTCAGAACTAGCGGCAATTACCGCAGATGGACAAATCAAAATGCGAAAAACTGCTGCCGAAAAGTTTGGGGCGATGGCGCAAGCGGCGCGCAGTGCGGATGTAATTTTAGTGCCAATTTCTGGTTTTCGCTCCGTGAAGGATCAAGAGCCGTTATTTTTTGGCGTTGGACAACAACGAAATCAGACTCCAGCCGAACGAGCTGCTGTCAGCGCTCCTCCTGGTCATAGTGAACATCACACAGGTTACGCTGTCGATATTGGAGACAAAGCAGTACCAGCAACTAATCTGCAAACAAACTTTGACAATACCAAAGCTTATAAGTGGCTACAAGCGAATGCAGCCCGTTTTGGTTTTGAATTATCTTTTCCCAAAGACAATGCTCAAGGCGTGAGTTATGAGCCTTGGCACTGGCGTTATGTAGGCGATCGCGATAGCTTAGAAATGTTCTACAAAGCCAGAAGTTTACAACCCACTAAAACACCTCAACCACGGTAA
- the ureG gene encoding urease accessory protein UreG — protein MNAFRVGVAGPVGSGKTALVDALCKALREQYQIAVVTNDIYTQEDAQFLVRSQALTSDRILGVETGGCPHTAIREDASMNLAAIEQLELKFTNLDLVFLESGGDNLAATFSPELVDLTIYVIDVAAGDKIPRKGGPGITKSDLLVINKTDLAPHVGADLNVMEQDAKKMRGAKPFIFTNLKTQSGLTDVIQFVYTNIC, from the coding sequence ATGAATGCATTTCGAGTTGGGGTTGCCGGCCCAGTGGGATCTGGGAAAACTGCTTTAGTCGATGCTTTGTGTAAAGCATTGCGTGAGCAGTATCAGATTGCCGTGGTAACAAATGATATTTATACTCAAGAAGATGCTCAGTTTTTAGTGCGTTCTCAGGCCTTAACAAGCGATCGCATTTTAGGTGTGGAAACTGGCGGTTGTCCTCACACTGCGATTCGTGAAGATGCTTCGATGAATTTGGCTGCTATTGAACAATTAGAGTTAAAATTCACCAATTTAGATTTAGTCTTTTTAGAAAGTGGTGGTGATAATTTAGCAGCGACCTTTAGTCCTGAATTAGTAGATTTAACGATTTATGTCATTGATGTCGCTGCTGGTGATAAAATTCCCCGCAAAGGTGGCCCTGGCATTACTAAATCTGATTTATTGGTAATTAATAAAACTGACCTTGCGCCTCATGTTGGCGCAGATTTAAATGTCATGGAACAAGATGCAAAAAAAATGCGTGGTGCTAAACCTTTTATTTTCACAAATTTGAAAACTCAATCAGGATTAACAGACGTAATTCAGTTCGTTTATACAAATATTTGTTAA
- a CDS encoding DUF362 domain-containing protein has product MQTQNPSVSLIKATSYEREALRESLVTLLEPFGGIAGFVKKGDRVLLKPNLLTGSRPTKECTTRPELVYEVAQMVIEVGGQPFLGDSPAFGSAKGVALANGYQPLLQELNLPIIEFHGKRYQTVSEDFNHLLLCKEAMEADVVINLPKVKSHAQLTLTLGVKNLFGCVPGKMKAWWHMEAGKDATRFGEMLVETAKAINPNLTILDGIIGHEGNGPSGGEPRNLGVLAAAADVFALDRAMLEVLQVPPHQVPTVAASQRLGVCPELDNIQFPNLSPDLLQIEDWLLPDKLMPIDFAMPRVIKSTFKHLYIRFLKEPMSVYGKR; this is encoded by the coding sequence ATGCAGACTCAAAACCCATCTGTCAGTCTCATCAAGGCTACTTCCTACGAACGAGAAGCTTTGCGGGAATCTTTAGTCACACTACTAGAACCTTTCGGGGGGATAGCTGGATTTGTGAAAAAAGGCGATCGCGTTTTACTCAAACCTAATCTTCTCACAGGTTCGCGTCCGACTAAAGAGTGTACTACCCGCCCCGAATTAGTTTATGAAGTTGCTCAGATGGTGATTGAGGTTGGTGGTCAGCCGTTTTTAGGGGATAGTCCAGCTTTTGGCAGTGCTAAAGGGGTAGCCTTAGCAAATGGTTATCAGCCTCTTTTACAAGAACTGAATTTGCCGATTATCGAGTTTCACGGCAAGCGTTATCAAACTGTAAGTGAAGATTTTAATCACCTGCTGCTATGCAAAGAAGCTATGGAAGCAGATGTGGTAATTAACCTACCTAAAGTCAAATCTCATGCTCAGTTGACTTTAACATTAGGGGTAAAAAATTTGTTTGGTTGCGTTCCTGGCAAGATGAAAGCTTGGTGGCACATGGAAGCCGGCAAAGATGCCACTCGATTCGGGGAAATGCTGGTAGAAACTGCCAAGGCGATTAATCCAAACTTGACTATTTTAGATGGCATCATTGGTCATGAAGGTAACGGGCCTAGTGGCGGTGAACCTCGCAATTTGGGTGTTTTAGCAGCAGCAGCAGATGTATTTGCTTTAGATAGGGCAATGCTAGAAGTTCTTCAAGTTCCACCCCATCAAGTCCCAACTGTTGCAGCTTCCCAACGCCTAGGGGTTTGTCCAGAACTGGATAATATTCAGTTTCCTAACTTATCTCCTGACTTACTCCAAATAGAAGATTGGTTATTACCAGACAAGTTAATGCCAATTGATTTTGCTATGCCCCGCGTGATTAAATCCACGTTTAAACATCTTTACATCCGTTTTCTCAAAGAACCTATGAGTGTTTATGGTAAACGGTAG
- the nadC gene encoding carboxylating nicotinate-nucleotide diphosphorylase, whose amino-acid sequence MSKSSVLPPWLVLDPMLRNWLLEDIGRGDRTTNTLLIKDITPGTAKWVAKASGIITGLPVAARVFQLLNEKVSFVTTIDEGTWCESGQVVAEIHGSLDALLMGERVALNLVMRLSGIATLTRMYVEQIANLSAQLVDTRKTTPGLRLLEKYATAVGGAINHRMGLDDAVMIKDNHIAAAGGIAKAITCIRSQIPYPLTIEVETESIKQVEEALQYKADIIMLDNMPLEMMREAVQLIRQHDRRMKIEASGNVTLESISAVAETGVDYISSSAPITQSKWLDLSMRITL is encoded by the coding sequence GTGAGCAAGTCTAGTGTTTTGCCTCCCTGGCTGGTGTTAGATCCAATGTTGCGTAATTGGTTATTGGAGGATATTGGTCGGGGCGATCGCACTACGAATACTCTATTAATAAAAGATATTACGCCAGGAACAGCTAAATGGGTTGCTAAAGCCAGTGGCATAATTACTGGTTTACCAGTTGCAGCTAGAGTATTTCAGCTTTTAAATGAAAAAGTGAGCTTTGTAACGACTATAGATGAAGGTACATGGTGTGAATCAGGACAGGTAGTAGCAGAAATTCATGGTTCCCTAGATGCGCTGTTGATGGGGGAACGGGTAGCGCTCAACTTAGTTATGCGTTTGAGTGGAATTGCTACACTCACTCGTATGTATGTAGAGCAAATTGCCAATTTATCTGCTCAGTTGGTGGATACGCGCAAAACTACACCAGGATTGAGACTTTTAGAAAAGTACGCGACTGCGGTGGGTGGAGCGATTAATCACCGTATGGGTTTGGATGATGCAGTGATGATTAAGGATAATCATATTGCGGCGGCTGGAGGAATTGCAAAAGCTATTACTTGTATTCGTTCCCAAATACCTTATCCTTTGACGATAGAGGTAGAAACTGAAAGTATAAAGCAGGTGGAAGAAGCTCTACAATACAAAGCTGACATTATTATGTTGGACAATATGCCTTTGGAGATGATGCGTGAAGCAGTGCAGTTAATTCGTCAGCACGATAGACGCATGAAAATTGAGGCTTCCGGGAATGTAACTTTAGAAAGTATTAGCGCTGTGGCAGAGACAGGTGTTGACTATATTTCGAGTAGTGCGCCGATTACTCAGTCGAAATGGTTGGATTTAAGTATGAGAATTACGCTTTAA
- a CDS encoding secondary thiamine-phosphate synthase enzyme YjbQ — protein MTHYQKLLKVSTTGKSFYNITAKIEAIVAESGVETGLCTLFLRHTSASLVIQENADPDVLVDLANFMAKLVPESGKYIHDAEGADDMPAHIRTALTHTSEHIPINRGHLVLGTWQGIYVWEHRQRNHQRELVVHIWA, from the coding sequence ATGACTCATTACCAAAAGCTACTTAAAGTTTCCACTACTGGCAAATCTTTTTACAACATCACTGCAAAAATTGAAGCCATAGTTGCTGAGTCGGGAGTAGAAACTGGCCTTTGTACTTTATTTTTGCGTCACACTTCAGCTAGTTTAGTAATTCAAGAAAATGCTGACCCTGATGTACTTGTGGATTTAGCTAACTTTATGGCAAAACTTGTGCCAGAGTCAGGCAAATATATCCACGACGCTGAAGGTGCGGATGATATGCCCGCACACATTCGCACAGCCCTTACCCATACTTCTGAACATATTCCTATAAATCGCGGTCATCTGGTGCTAGGAACTTGGCAGGGAATTTATGTTTGGGAACATCGCCAGCGTAATCATCAAAGAGAGTTGGTTGTCCACATTTGGGCATAG
- a CDS encoding HhoA/HhoB/HtrA family serine endopeptidase translates to MKNQVRDANQPLINSKYYNNTPWKKAAASLSLVLLGSGMTLAGGYLAGNNQQLSENASKLGVSRVNAAPPLPSATDPNFVIKVVQQVGPAVVRIDSSRTVQSRIPAEFNDPFFQRFFGSQLPQQRQRVEKGTGSGFIISGNGEILTNAHVVDGADTVTVTLKDGRSFQGKVLGKDELTDVAVVKIQADNLPSVTLGNSDQLQPGEWAIAIGNPLGLDNSVTTGIISATGRTSNQIGAPDKRVEFIQTDAAINPGNSGGPLLNARGEVIGMNTAIIQGAQGLGFSIPINTAQRISKQLISTGKVQHPYLGIQMLGLTPQIKQNLNSDPNSGITINEDKGVLVVKVMPNSPAAKAGVRAGDVIKSLNGQSVTDAGSVQRAVENSQVGGNLRLELRRNGQTISLAVQPGAFPTQQAQL, encoded by the coding sequence ATGAAAAACCAAGTACGCGACGCAAATCAACCTTTAATTAATTCTAAATATTATAACAATACACCCTGGAAAAAAGCAGCAGCCTCTTTATCACTGGTGCTACTGGGGTCGGGTATGACATTAGCGGGCGGTTATTTAGCTGGAAATAATCAGCAGTTGTCTGAAAATGCTTCTAAACTGGGAGTTAGTAGGGTAAATGCTGCTCCTCCTTTACCATCTGCTACAGATCCTAATTTTGTGATCAAAGTAGTACAACAAGTAGGTCCTGCTGTGGTGCGGATTGATTCTTCTCGAACAGTTCAATCCAGGATACCAGCAGAATTTAATGATCCATTTTTCCAGCGCTTTTTTGGTTCTCAACTACCACAACAAAGACAGCGGGTAGAAAAAGGCACTGGTTCAGGTTTTATTATTAGTGGTAATGGAGAAATTCTCACCAACGCTCACGTTGTCGATGGTGCTGATACGGTAACAGTAACACTCAAGGATGGGCGTAGCTTCCAAGGTAAGGTGTTGGGTAAAGATGAATTAACAGATGTCGCTGTTGTCAAGATTCAAGCTGATAATCTGCCATCAGTAACATTGGGTAATTCAGACCAACTGCAACCAGGAGAATGGGCGATCGCGATCGGTAATCCTTTAGGATTAGATAATAGTGTAACTACAGGAATCATTAGCGCAACTGGACGTACCAGCAATCAAATTGGCGCTCCTGATAAGAGAGTGGAATTTATTCAAACTGATGCAGCAATTAATCCTGGTAACTCTGGCGGGCCTTTGTTAAATGCCCGTGGTGAAGTAATTGGGATGAATACGGCTATTATTCAAGGCGCACAAGGATTAGGTTTTTCTATCCCCATTAACACAGCCCAACGTATTTCTAAACAATTAATATCTACAGGGAAAGTGCAACATCCCTATTTGGGTATTCAGATGCTGGGACTAACACCTCAAATCAAGCAGAATCTCAACTCAGACCCCAATAGCGGTATAACCATCAATGAAGATAAAGGTGTATTGGTTGTAAAAGTTATGCCTAATTCACCTGCTGCAAAAGCAGGAGTACGTGCAGGTGATGTTATTAAATCGCTAAATGGTCAATCTGTAACAGATGCTGGCAGTGTACAAAGAGCAGTAGAAAATAGCCAAGTTGGAGGGAATTTGCGTTTAGAGTTACGACGCAATGGGCAAACTATCAGCTTAGCTGTACAACCTGGTGCTTTCCCTACTCAACAAGCGCAACTATAG
- a CDS encoding AIM24 family protein, translating into MPKMYVNCSFKLKYNFLQHLRDTQWQILKFIERESLHLVKITLQNETVRTESGAMYYIHGNITMQSKTPSANSFRRFVQIAPKNL; encoded by the coding sequence ATGCCAAAAATGTATGTGAATTGTAGCTTTAAACTAAAGTACAACTTTTTACAGCATTTGAGAGACACACAATGGCAAATTTTGAAATTTATCGAACGAGAAAGTTTGCACTTAGTCAAAATAACGTTGCAAAACGAAACAGTACGTACTGAATCTGGCGCGATGTACTATATACATGGCAACATCACCATGCAATCTAAAACCCCTTCAGCGAATAGTTTTAGGAGATTCGTTCAGATCGCGCCTAAAAATTTATAG
- a CDS encoding urease accessory protein UreF: MDSITLTNSHFLSILQLSSSALPVGAYSYSEGLETLVENGAIADQKSLKHWLAAELCYGAIRLEAAVMVRAEQSATIGDVETLCRWNMWLSAARETQESRTSSWQMGRSLMQLLGKLQPEIMPLMNAVGNPGNYAIAFGIAIAHWQINIQAALLAYLHSWASNLITAGIKLIPLGQTAGQELLLELQPLISTAALEILNLEDDELSCCSWGLSLASMQHETQYTRLFRS; encoded by the coding sequence ATGGACAGTATCACGCTCACTAATAGCCATTTTTTGAGTATTTTGCAATTGTCAAGTTCGGCTTTACCTGTGGGAGCATATAGTTATTCTGAAGGATTAGAAACACTTGTAGAAAATGGTGCGATCGCCGATCAAAAAAGTCTCAAACACTGGTTAGCAGCAGAACTATGTTATGGAGCGATTCGCTTAGAAGCAGCGGTGATGGTACGAGCCGAGCAATCTGCAACAATCGGTGATGTAGAGACGCTATGCCGTTGGAATATGTGGTTATCTGCTGCTAGGGAAACCCAAGAATCACGCACCTCTAGCTGGCAGATGGGGCGATCGCTAATGCAGTTACTTGGTAAACTACAACCAGAAATCATGCCATTAATGAATGCTGTGGGTAATCCTGGGAATTATGCGATCGCTTTTGGTATTGCGATCGCCCATTGGCAAATTAATATCCAAGCTGCTTTGTTAGCATATCTGCATAGTTGGGCAAGTAATTTGATTACTGCTGGAATCAAACTCATCCCTCTTGGTCAAACAGCAGGACAAGAGTTATTACTAGAATTACAGCCGTTAATTAGTACTGCGGCATTAGAAATTCTCAATTTAGAAGATGATGAACTCAGTTGTTGTAGTTGGGGTCTATCATTAGCAAGTATGCAACATGAAACGCAGTATACAAGGTTATTCAGAAGCTAG
- the ureE gene encoding urease accessory protein UreE, producing MLTLTQRQPPNPDASVTLTLALTAEERTRSRHRFEAEGGKVVFMRLPRGVILQDGDILQDESNSSLIRITAKPEPVLTVFTPTPLLLMRAAYHLGNRHVPVEITPNYLRLAKDAVLQAMLEQMGLEITAENLPFQPELGAYGQYHAH from the coding sequence ATGCTGACCTTAACCCAACGTCAACCACCCAACCCTGATGCATCAGTTACTTTGACCTTAGCACTCACAGCTGAAGAACGAACTCGCAGTCGTCATCGCTTTGAAGCGGAAGGCGGCAAAGTTGTGTTTATGCGTTTACCCAGAGGAGTCATTTTACAGGATGGCGATATTCTACAAGATGAAAGTAATAGCAGCTTAATTAGAATTACTGCCAAACCAGAACCCGTTTTAACTGTCTTTACTCCAACACCGCTGTTATTAATGCGGGCAGCATACCATTTAGGAAATCGTCATGTACCTGTAGAAATTACACCCAACTATTTACGTTTGGCAAAAGATGCTGTTTTACAAGCAATGCTAGAACAAATGGGGCTAGAAATTACAGCAGAAAATCTACCGTTTCAGCCAGAATTAGGCGCTTATGGACAGTATCACGCTCACTAA
- a CDS encoding NAD(P)H-quinone oxidoreductase subunit 4: MNLTQFPWLTAIILLPLVAALAIPLIPDKEGKTVRWYGLGVAFTDFALMIYAFWHSYNFQSSTFQLVENYSWIPQLGLNWSVAVDGLSMPLVLLAGLINTLAIFAAWKVTNKPRLFYGLMLAMYSAQLGVFVAQDLLLFFLMWEIELVPVYLLISIWGGPKRGYAATKFIIYTAAASIFILIAGFAMAFSGDNVTFDMATLGMKEYPKAFELLVYAGFLIAFGVKLPIFPLHTWLPDAHGEASAPGSMILAGVLLKMGGYALIRFNVEMLPDAHVTFAPVLAILGVVNIVYGACCAFAQTNLKRRLAYSSIAHMGFVLIGIASYTELGISGAVLQMVSHGLIAASLFFLSGVTYERTHTLMMDKMGGMAKVMPKTFALFTVGSMASLALPGMSGFVGELMVFLGIATSDVYSSSFKVVVVLLSAVGVILTPIYLLSMLRQVFYGNPSQELHLDAVIADVKPRELFITACLLLPIIGIGFYPKLATQTYDVKTIELAAHARQVLPVVAHQQPSSLYSRLVTAPTLASSQVESLVNISK, from the coding sequence ATGAATCTTACTCAATTTCCTTGGCTAACAGCCATAATCCTTTTGCCCTTGGTGGCTGCCTTAGCTATCCCCTTAATCCCAGATAAGGAAGGCAAAACTGTCCGCTGGTATGGTCTGGGAGTTGCTTTTACAGATTTTGCATTAATGATTTATGCCTTCTGGCACAGCTACAACTTCCAAAGTTCAACATTCCAACTTGTAGAAAACTATTCTTGGATACCGCAGTTGGGTTTGAATTGGTCTGTAGCAGTTGACGGTCTGTCGATGCCCTTAGTTCTTCTGGCAGGCTTAATTAATACCCTCGCAATCTTCGCGGCTTGGAAAGTTACCAACAAGCCGCGATTATTTTATGGACTAATGCTGGCAATGTACAGCGCCCAGCTTGGTGTGTTTGTTGCCCAAGATTTGTTGCTGTTCTTTTTGATGTGGGAAATCGAGTTAGTCCCTGTATACTTGCTGATATCAATTTGGGGTGGTCCAAAGCGCGGTTATGCCGCTACTAAATTTATTATTTACACTGCTGCTGCCTCCATTTTTATCTTGATTGCAGGTTTTGCAATGGCATTCTCTGGAGATAATGTCACTTTCGACATGGCAACTCTGGGAATGAAAGAATATCCCAAAGCTTTTGAACTGTTAGTTTATGCAGGTTTTTTAATTGCCTTTGGTGTAAAACTGCCGATTTTTCCTCTCCACACTTGGCTACCCGATGCCCACGGTGAAGCATCAGCACCTGGTTCGATGATTTTGGCTGGTGTGTTGTTGAAGATGGGTGGATATGCTCTCATCCGTTTCAACGTGGAAATGTTGCCCGATGCTCATGTTACCTTCGCTCCTGTGCTAGCGATTTTGGGTGTAGTGAACATTGTCTACGGTGCTTGTTGTGCCTTTGCTCAAACAAACCTCAAACGACGCTTGGCTTACTCTTCAATTGCCCACATGGGGTTTGTGTTAATTGGTATTGCTTCTTATACAGAACTTGGTATTAGTGGTGCTGTTCTACAAATGGTTTCTCACGGCTTGATTGCCGCTAGCTTATTTTTCTTATCCGGCGTGACTTACGAACGCACTCACACTTTGATGATGGACAAAATGGGCGGTATGGCGAAGGTAATGCCCAAAACCTTTGCTCTATTTACCGTCGGTTCAATGGCTTCTCTAGCTTTACCAGGAATGAGTGGCTTTGTGGGTGAGTTGATGGTGTTCCTCGGTATTGCTACCAGTGATGTTTACAGTTCCAGTTTTAAAGTTGTAGTCGTGCTACTATCAGCAGTTGGCGTGATTCTGACTCCGATTTATCTACTGTCAATGTTGCGCCAAGTATTTTACGGCAACCCCAGTCAAGAGTTACATCTGGATGCTGTAATAGCTGATGTTAAACCCCGCGAATTGTTTATCACAGCTTGTCTGCTGCTACCAATCATCGGTATCGGCTTTTATCCTAAATTGGCAACGCAGACTTATGATGTGAAGACAATAGAATTAGCAGCCCATGCTCGCCAAGTTCTACCAGTCGTTGCTCATCAGCAACCATCAAGTTTGTACTCGCGTCTTGTGACAGCGCCAACACTGGCTTCTTCTCAAGTTGAAAGTTTAGTTAATATTTCAAAGTAA
- a CDS encoding aspartate ammonia-lyase yields MTQQTDFQLRIERDSMGDRHIPSNAYYGIQTLRATENFPISGIKPLPTYVDACLIIKKATAIVNGELNCIPQEISQAIVQATDEILAGKLRDQFVVDVYQAGAGTSHHMNVNEVLANRALELLGEEKGNYQRVSPNDHVNYGQSTNDVIPTAIRIGGLLALCKTLHPALEGAIAALENKAEEFQGIVKSGRTHLQDAVPVRLGENFRAWAQILSEHQNRIYTASGDLMILGLGGSAAGTGMNTHPLYRARVVEVISDLLNTPLEPAPHLMAAMQSMAPFVNVSGALRNLAQDLVKISHDLRLMDSGPKTGLKEIQLPPVQPGSSIMPGKYNPVMAEMTSMVCFQIMGYDSAIALAAQAGQLELNVMMPLIAYNLIHSIEILGNTIAALTERGIKGITANQERCLAYAEGSLALVTALNTHIGYLNAAAVAKESLETGKSLRQIVLERGLMNEAELATVLNLEQMSGILPLMAESDTVD; encoded by the coding sequence ATGACTCAACAGACAGATTTCCAATTACGCATCGAACGCGATTCAATGGGCGATCGCCACATCCCTAGTAACGCTTACTACGGCATCCAAACCTTACGAGCAACAGAAAACTTCCCTATTAGCGGCATTAAGCCTCTACCTACTTACGTAGATGCTTGTTTAATTATCAAAAAAGCTACAGCCATTGTCAACGGTGAACTCAATTGCATTCCCCAAGAGATTAGTCAGGCAATTGTGCAAGCAACTGATGAAATTCTGGCTGGGAAGTTGCGTGATCAGTTTGTTGTGGATGTTTATCAAGCGGGTGCTGGAACTTCCCACCACATGAATGTTAACGAGGTTTTAGCAAATCGGGCTTTAGAACTTCTGGGCGAGGAAAAAGGCAATTATCAACGCGTTAGTCCCAACGACCACGTTAACTATGGGCAGTCTACCAATGATGTGATCCCGACAGCAATTCGCATCGGTGGTTTATTGGCACTTTGTAAAACATTACACCCAGCTTTAGAAGGAGCGATCGCAGCTTTAGAAAACAAAGCCGAGGAATTTCAAGGTATTGTCAAATCCGGCAGAACTCATTTACAAGACGCTGTACCTGTACGCTTGGGTGAAAATTTTCGGGCTTGGGCGCAAATTTTATCAGAACACCAAAACCGCATTTATACAGCCTCTGGAGATTTGATGATTCTAGGTTTAGGAGGTAGTGCAGCGGGTACTGGGATGAATACCCATCCTTTATATCGCGCCCGTGTGGTGGAAGTAATTTCAGATTTACTCAATACTCCCTTAGAACCTGCGCCTCATCTGATGGCAGCTATGCAGAGTATGGCTCCCTTTGTTAACGTTTCCGGCGCTTTACGCAACTTAGCACAGGATTTAGTCAAAATCTCTCATGACTTGCGTTTAATGGACTCTGGCCCCAAAACTGGCTTGAAAGAAATTCAACTACCACCAGTACAACCGGGTTCTTCGATTATGCCAGGAAAATATAACCCAGTAATGGCAGAGATGACATCAATGGTGTGTTTTCAAATCATGGGTTATGACAGTGCGATCGCTCTTGCCGCCCAAGCCGGACAATTAGAATTAAATGTGATGATGCCGCTGATTGCCTATAACTTGATTCATAGTATTGAAATTTTGGGTAATACTATTGCCGCCCTTACAGAACGTGGCATTAAAGGAATCACCGCCAACCAAGAACGGTGTTTAGCTTATGCCGAAGGCAGTTTAGCTTTAGTAACTGCACTTAATACCCACATTGGTTATCTCAATGCCGCCGCTGTGGCCAAAGAATCTTTAGAAACTGGTAAATCTTTACGTCAGATTGTTCTAGAACGCGGACTGATGAATGAAGCAGAATTAGCCACCGTATTAAATCTAGAACAGATGAGTGGTATCTTACCCCTCATGGCAGAATCGGATACAGTAGATTAA